From Bacteroides uniformis:
AATATACTCTCTGCCTTTGGGATTGACAAAGTGTTTGATGTAGGACTGGGGAATTTCCGACTCTTCAACTTCTTTGTCTGTCTCCTGAATGAAATTATCTTGCATTAGGGGGTTGAACTCCTCTTCATAGTGTCCCACAATATCCTCAGCGGGGACTTCCATCATCTCTGCCGCTTTTTTGTTCCATATCAGGTAACGTCCTTCATCGTTTTTATCTTTTACTGTAGTGGCGATGGGGAGGTTCTCCAGAATACTTTCAAGGAAGAAACGGTATTTTTCGTTTTCCCGGCGTTGGACTTCATCTTCCGTAATGTCGCGTATGAAGGCTATGACATAATTTCTGTTGAGGTAGACCATGCGCACTGCGATATATAGTTTCTCACCACTTTCTATTCTTATCTTTAGGGTCAGGCTGTCCGAAGTGCGGGTATTCAGTACGCGTAACAGCGACGTCATGTATTTCCGGCATTCATCGGCGTCTGTCACTAAATTATTGATATTTAGAACTCCCGGATTCAGGAACGGAAGTCTGTTTGCCTTTTCGGTAGGTGTATTAAGTAGTTTTACGACAATACCTTGTCTGTTCAGCAGATATACTGGAATGTCTATTGCCCGGATAATCTGTCTGTTCAGACTTTTGTATTTATGATTTATCCAGTATAGAAAGCTTGCAGATGTAACGGCAATTAACAGAAATAACTGTACTTCTCCAAATAATGTAAGATGCATACGCGGTGTCTTTCATTTCGTCTGTCCCCATTGACGAAGGTTATTATATAAAAAGCGCGAGGACTGTTATTGCCTATCTGCATTCGAGGCTCTGGAAAATGCCCACGTCATAAATAGACAACAGTCCCCACGCCTAAGTATATAATAACATAGACGTGAAGAAACTGTTGCTATCATCCCATGACGTTTATTGAATTTTCCAGATTCCGAATAGGCAGGGATAATAACTTTCGCTTCTTGCGTTCTTATCGAATCAAGTCAAAAATGGCCGTTATCACTATAACTGCCAAGACTTTGGTGCAAAAGTAGTATATTTTTTTGGATGTACGGTATGATGAGGAGAATAAAGTGTATATGCAAACAAAGCGTGATGGTATTTGACCGTCACGCTTTGTATAGCTTGCCATTAAAAATTGTTAGAGAGAATTGTTAGAGGATTTATTTCATGGCTTCTATAGTGTATCCTTGTTGCTTCAGAAGGTTCAACACTCCATTGTCTCCGGGCAGGTGTCCGGCGCCGACTACGAAAAGGGTAGGGGCTTCTGTCATGATAGCAGGCATCTTTTCAACCCATGCCTTGTTGCGGTTGTCCAGCATGGCTTCCATCTCTCCGGGCAGCGGGTCGCATGAATTGCCGTCGCGCTCTTCCATCAGTTGCAGCATGGCATCCAGGTCCTGCTTTTCATAAGCGGCAATCAGGCGCTTGCTTTGCTCGATACCTTTCTCGATGTCACTGATAGCGCAGTAGAGGAGGTTTGCCTGGCGTTGCAGCGTCTGGCTGTTGAACAGAATGTCTATTTGTGACTGGGCTGTTTCCAGACCGCCAACTTTCTTGCCTTGCTGTCCGGCCTGCTGCTGGAAGTAAGTGTCGAGCTGTTCTTGCGGGTTGAAGCCCGGAGTGTGTTTCATGTAGAGCAGGACGACAAGCTGCTGGTTGATGGCAGCCGGTTTCAGTTGTGCCAGCATGGCAATGTCCACCATCATGTTTTCCTTGATGGCTTTGCCTACTTCTTCGTATTGTTCGGGAGTAAAGAGGCTTTGCAGCGTGGTGTCTTTGGGCATCATCATCTGCTGTTGCATGCTTTGCATGAAGGCGGGAGTCGCCATTTCGCTCATCACAACTTCCCCGTAGACTTGGGCGGTTTCGCTCATGGCCTGCGGCATGGCGGCAATGCTGTCCTTTATACTGAGTGGAGAGAGGTGATAAGTACCGAAAATATAGGATGGTTTCTCTAATCCTTTACCGGATACTTTCCATAAAAGTTGTGCATTGGCGCTCAGCGCAATGCTGATGAATAAGAGGATGCCTAAAAGTTTCTTCATTGTTTTCTTCTTTTAATAGTTTCTGGACTATCAGTCGGGACAGAGTAAAGAAAATCACAAGAAGGGAAAAATTAGTATTATTTTATTCTTCCTCCGCAGAGCCAGTGTTGGGTGTAATATTTTTCCCGGAGGTTGCTGACTATGACTCCCTGGCTGGTGCTGGCATGTATAAACTTGCCGTCCTTGAGGTAGATGCCTACGTGTGCCACTTTTTTGCGGGAAGCACGGCTGGTGAAGAACACCAAATCTCCCTCACGCAAGTTGCGGCGGGAGATTTTACTGCTCTCTTTCAGTTGCCCGTCTGTGCTTCTCGACAGACGGGTGTGGTAAACTTTCTTATACAGTTGCGATACCAGTCCGGAGCAGTCCGTTCCACGTTTGCTGTCGCCACCTGCGCGATAGGGGGTGCCTATCCATTCGGAGGCATGGATGTACAGCTTGTGGTTGTCCTGCAGTTCAATATCCACCCCCAAACGGACGGATGCTTGCGCCAGGGCTTTGTAGTCCAGGCGTGGCGCGGAAGTATGGCAGGAACTTAAGCCTATCAATATGATGGTAAGAGCTACTATATAAGAAAGATATTTTTTCATGCTTCCGAATTTTTTTCTTCTACCGTTTTATCTTCTTTTTCCGTTATTTCTTCTACGGCTGCTTCTACTACTGTTTCTTCTACCACGGCTTCTTCCTCCACACCGACGTTGAAGTAAGCTTCCAATTCCTGCTCGGCAGAGTTGTTCTCATTTCGTATATCGCGGATAATAACACCGTTTTCTAACAATGCAATACGTGGACAAACGTCCACTGTGTGATTCAGGTTATGGCTGGAAATGATGACGGTGGCTCCGTGCTCTTCATTGTATCTTTTCAGCAAGTGTTTGATTACAGACTGTGAACTGGGGTCAAGGAAGTTGAACGGTTCATCCAGAATCAACAGTTGCGGGTGATGTAGCATAGCGGAGATGATGCCGATTTTCTGCTTGTTTCCGGCAGAATAGTTGCGGATGAATTTTTTCTGCCCCATCACTTCGCCGTTCATGAAGCGTTCGAAGGGAAGCAGGCGTTCGTCTACCTCCTCTTTCTTCAGACCGTACATCTTGCCGATGAAATAGAAGTATTCTTCGGGAGTGAGGTAGTCTATCAGGAAACCGTCGTCTATAAAGGCTCCCGTGAAGTTCTTCCAGTCCTCACTTTTGCTGACGTCAATGTCATTGATGGTTACATTGCCCCGGTCTGCCTGTAGCAAGTCAAGAATAAGGCGGAAGAGGGTGGTCTTGCCTGCACCGTTGTTGCCTACCAGTCCCAGCATATCGCCTTGCCCGATGGTGTAGTTCTCTATATCTACGGCTTTTTTTGTGCCGAAATTCTTCTGTAAATTATTGATGCGTATCATGTTAGTGATTGATGTTTAATGATTTCTATTTCTGTCTACTGTCCCTGAAGCCTTCCATATTCTTGTAGCGGCGTTTCATGAGCCGGTGATATACATTCATCAGCCAGAATTTGGAAGTGGCGATGAATGTCACGCCGATGCCGATAAGTATCCAGGGGGTGACCTCTTTGCCAAAGATGGCATTCAGTGCAAAAAGCAGCAGTAAAGGTATGCCGAAAGCACCTCCTGAAATCAGATTCTGCAGACCGGTGCCTATATTCTGCCGGCTGGTCATCTTTGAATTCAGGTCGGTAGTCTTGTTGTTGTAGACTGCCAGTTGGAACAGACAGCAGTATACGGCTCCCGGAATGAATATCAGCCATGCGATGCAACCGAGTACGGATACCTTCCCGGTAACCATACC
This genomic window contains:
- a CDS encoding ABC transporter ATP-binding protein — encoded protein: MIRINNLQKNFGTKKAVDIENYTIGQGDMLGLVGNNGAGKTTLFRLILDLLQADRGNVTINDIDVSKSEDWKNFTGAFIDDGFLIDYLTPEEYFYFIGKMYGLKKEEVDERLLPFERFMNGEVMGQKKFIRNYSAGNKQKIGIISAMLHHPQLLILDEPFNFLDPSSQSVIKHLLKRYNEEHGATVIISSHNLNHTVDVCPRIALLENGVIIRDIRNENNSAEQELEAYFNVGVEEEAVVEETVVEAAVEEITEKEDKTVEEKNSEA
- a CDS encoding C40 family peptidase, encoding MKKYLSYIVALTIILIGLSSCHTSAPRLDYKALAQASVRLGVDIELQDNHKLYIHASEWIGTPYRAGGDSKRGTDCSGLVSQLYKKVYHTRLSRSTDGQLKESSKISRRNLREGDLVFFTSRASRKKVAHVGIYLKDGKFIHASTSQGVIVSNLREKYYTQHWLCGGRIK
- a CDS encoding TraB/GumN family protein, with translation MKKLLGILLFISIALSANAQLLWKVSGKGLEKPSYIFGTYHLSPLSIKDSIAAMPQAMSETAQVYGEVVMSEMATPAFMQSMQQQMMMPKDTTLQSLFTPEQYEEVGKAIKENMMVDIAMLAQLKPAAINQQLVVLLYMKHTPGFNPQEQLDTYFQQQAGQQGKKVGGLETAQSQIDILFNSQTLQRQANLLYCAISDIEKGIEQSKRLIAAYEKQDLDAMLQLMEERDGNSCDPLPGEMEAMLDNRNKAWVEKMPAIMTEAPTLFVVGAGHLPGDNGVLNLLKQQGYTIEAMK